A genomic segment from Octopus sinensis unplaced genomic scaffold, ASM634580v1 Contig12511, whole genome shotgun sequence encodes:
- the LOC115229370 gene encoding double-strand break repair protein MRE11-like, with amino-acid sequence MTEDTFNILVATDIHLGYAEKDPIRGDDSFITFEEILQQAVSNSVDLILLGGDLFHDNRPSCNTLHRTANLIRKYCFGCGDCRFQILSDQATNFGRSDFKWANHGDPHLNIAFPIFSIHGVLTH; translated from the coding sequence atgaCGGAAGACACATTCAACATACTAGTGGCCACAGATATCCACCTGGGGTATGCAGAGAAGGACCCCATCCGAGGAGACGACAGTTTTATAACATTTGAAGAAATCCTACAACAAGCTGTCTCCAACTCAGTGGACTTGATCTTACTGGGCGGAGATTTATTTCACGACAACAGACCCTCCTGCAACACTCTCCACAGAACAGCCAATCTCATTCGAAAATACTGCTTTGGCTGTGGAGACTGCCGATTCCAAATCCTGAGTGACCAGGCCACCAACTTTGGCCGTTCGGACTTCAAATGGGCCAACCACGGAGATCCCCACCTCAACATCGCCTTCCCTATATTCTCCATCCACGGTGTGCTCACTCACTGA
- the LOC115229371 gene encoding myoferlin-like, protein MLAQEIDWWSKYYASEARYDKCKGYLQHGFDTIIVGQSFHVWQIYNQQLENSENYDKFRDFCDSFQLTRGKTNEDEESTDVGEFKVDLHDYIQGLFNIIPLKDGDFVSSLNKTLSLWEFPYSTFKECIVRVYIVKAMDLQSRDLSGLVIAKLT, encoded by the coding sequence ATGTTAGCACAGGAAATTGACTGGTGGTCTAAATATTACGCGTCTGAGGCAAGATATGATAAATGCAAAGGGTATCTCCAACATGGATTCGACACCATTATTGTTGGCCAGTCTTTTCATGTTTGGCAGATTTACAATCAACAACTTGAAAATTCCGAAAACTACGACAAATTCAGAGATTTTTGCGATTCTTTTCAACTTACTCGTGGGAAAACAAATGAAGACGAAGAGTCAACAGACGTCGGGGAGTTCAAAGTAGATTTACATGACTATATTCAGGGACTCTTCAACATAATTCCTTTAAAAGATGGAGATTTTGTTTCAAGCCTCAACAAAACTTTGTCTTTGTGGGAATTTCCATATTCTACGTTCAAGGAGTGCATTGTCAGAGTCTACATCGTCAAGGCCATGGATCTACAATCTCGAGACCTCTCCGGACTAGTTATTGCTAAATTGACTTAA
- the LOC115229372 gene encoding dysferlin-like — MFELKAKIPIEKDLIIKVKDYDVIGKDDTIGKTTIDLENRLFTKFRASCGLPITYCMFGKLEMELELLTETESLERPAGIGRELPNENPHFRPSTSFFWLTSPWKTFRHIIWRNYKWYIITGIILGLLAAFVVIIIYTIPVFSTSK, encoded by the exons ATGTTTGAACTGAAAGCCAAGATCCCTATTGAGAAGGATCTCATCATCAAAGTGAAGGACTACGATGTGATTGGAAAAGATGACACAATCGGGAAAACAACGATCGACCTTGAAAACAGACTTTTTACAAAATTTAGAGCCTCCTGTGGTCTCCCAATAACATACTGCATGTTT GGAAAACTTGAAATGGAATTGGAACTGCTGACGGAAACTGAGAGCCTCGAAAGACCTGCGGGCATTGGAAGAGAACTCCCAAACGAAAACCCCCATTT TCGCCCTTCGACATCATTTTTCTGGTTGACGTCACCCTGGAAGACCTTTCGACATATAATATGGCGAAATTACAAATGGTACATAATAACGGGGATCATCTTGGGACTATTGGCTGcctttgttgtcattatcatttacACCATTCCCGTATTTTCAACGTCCAAATAA
- the LOC115229373 gene encoding vegetative cell wall protein gp1-like yields the protein MVRQCVNCGKLGHTANFKGCRKFKEATRQVGGDVIPKVSRPPSVAAPAQPTGKQVKQAKPPKSAWVARPVKPASHRTPSAAAPAPKPGKQAKQAKPPKSACVAKPVMPASHRTPSVAAPAPQPGKQAKQAKPPKSAWVAKPASHIASGSVPPSPTKPAKRVKASESARMPKPAMPSESATGDTAQQNLGAKRLPPYVEMPLHSPPCERVPQDSVSPAVELCIRLITLCREMKCSVADMLRRNYAEAKKILGEEPI from the coding sequence ATGGTGAGGCAGTGTGTCAACTGTGGTAAGTTAGGACACACTGCCAACTTCAAGGGTTGTCGTAAGTTCAAGGAGGCAACCCGACAGGTTGGTGGGGATGTAATCCCGAAGGTAAGTCGCCCCCCTAGCGTCGCGGCCCCCGCACAACCAACCGGCAAACAGGTAAAGCAGGCCAAACCTCCCAAGTCCGCTTGGGTGGCGAGGCCTGTGAAGCCTGCAAGCCACCGCACCCCTAGCGCCGCGGCCCCAGCGCCAAAACCTGGCAAACAAGCAAAGCAGGCCAAACCTCCCAAGTCCGCTTGCGTGGCGAAGCCTGTGATGCCTGCAAGCCACCGCACCCCCAGCGTCGCGGCCCCCGCTCCACAACCTGGCAAACAGGCAAAGCAGGCCAAACCTCCCAAGTCCGCTTGGGTGGCGAAGCCTGCGAGCCACATTGCTAGCGGGTCGGTACCGCCGTCGCCGACAAAGCCGGCAAAGCGGGTGAAAGCATCCGAGTCAGCTCGGATGCCGAAGCCTGCGATGCCCTCCGAGTCGGCTACAGGTGACACCGCCCAGCAAAACCTGGGGGCGAAAAGGCTTCCTCCATACGTGGAGATGCCATTGCACTCACCCCCTTGCGAGCGTGTGCCGCAGGACAGTGTTAGTCCTGCGGTGGAGTTATGTATACGCCTGATAACACTTTGTAGGGAGATGAAGTGCAGTGTAGCGGATATGCTACGCCGCAACTATGCCGAGGCCAAGAAGATCCTTGGCGAGGAGCCGATATGA